Proteins encoded within one genomic window of Candidatus Methylacidiphilales bacterium:
- the carA gene encoding glutamine-hydrolyzing carbamoyl-phosphate synthase small subunit: MKAILALEDGTVFEGISFGAGGTVEGEICFNTSMTGYQEILTDPSYKGQIVTLTYPEIGNYGTSPQDVESHRPHASGLVVRELSPIASNFRSRKTLADYLRDNGIPGIKHVDTRALTKKLRVQGAMKSVLTTELDAAGAVDRARAWHGLVGVDYVKEVTCKEPFSWDEEGLDSPTWFDDNQKALQPGIDRLPPVAYRIVAYDFGIKYNILRRLREQGFGITVVPATTKAGEVLKLNPDGVFLSNGPGDPAAVTYAHEAVRGLMGKVPLFGICLGHQILGHAVGAGTFKLKFGHRGGNQPVKDLATGQVKITSQNHGFAVNSDKLDPKEIELTHINLNDGTCEGMRHKGASAFSVQYHPEASPGPHDAGYFFEQFRKEVERARQTK; the protein is encoded by the coding sequence ATGAAAGCAATTTTGGCATTGGAAGACGGCACGGTGTTCGAGGGGATATCCTTCGGGGCCGGGGGCACGGTGGAGGGGGAGATTTGCTTCAACACCTCGATGACCGGCTACCAGGAGATCCTGACCGACCCCTCCTACAAGGGACAGATCGTCACCCTCACCTATCCGGAGATCGGCAACTACGGCACCAGCCCGCAGGATGTCGAATCCCACCGCCCGCACGCTTCCGGGCTGGTGGTGCGGGAGTTGTCCCCCATCGCGAGCAATTTCCGCAGCCGCAAGACCCTGGCCGATTACCTCCGGGACAACGGCATCCCCGGCATCAAACACGTCGACACCCGGGCCCTGACCAAGAAGCTCCGGGTGCAGGGGGCGATGAAAAGCGTACTGACCACGGAACTCGACGCGGCCGGGGCGGTCGACCGTGCCCGCGCCTGGCACGGTCTGGTCGGGGTCGACTACGTCAAGGAAGTCACCTGCAAAGAACCGTTCTCCTGGGATGAGGAGGGACTGGATTCACCCACCTGGTTTGACGACAACCAGAAGGCACTGCAGCCGGGCATCGACCGCCTGCCCCCGGTGGCTTACCGCATCGTGGCCTACGATTTCGGGATCAAATACAACATCCTGCGTCGGCTGCGCGAGCAGGGTTTCGGCATCACCGTGGTGCCGGCGACGACGAAGGCCGGGGAAGTGCTCAAGCTGAATCCGGACGGGGTGTTTCTTTCCAACGGCCCCGGAGACCCGGCGGCGGTGACTTATGCCCACGAAGCGGTGCGCGGATTGATGGGCAAAGTCCCCTTGTTCGGCATTTGCCTTGGCCACCAGATCCTCGGGCATGCGGTGGGAGCGGGAACGTTCAAACTCAAGTTCGGTCACCGGGGCGGCAACCAACCGGTCAAGGACCTGGCCACCGGACAGGTCAAAATCACCTCGCAGAACCACGGCTTTGCCGTGAATTCCGACAAGCTGGATCCCAAGGAAATCGAACTGACCCATATCAACCTCAATGACGGGACCTGCGAGGGGATGCGGCACAAGGGCGCCTCGGCCTTCTCGGTCCAATACCATCCCGAGGCTTCGCCCGGGCCGCACGACGCGGGATACTTCTTCGAGCAGTTTCGCAAAGAAGTTGAACGGGCGCGGCAAACAAAGTAA
- a CDS encoding dihydroorotase, translating into MKGALILKGGRVIDPSRAIDEQRDVRVLDGRIVESLPPNIPVETIDVSKYVVCPGLIDIHVHLREPGQSAKETIATGTRAAAAGGFTTVVAMPNTSPPADAPNTIAWIKARAAEQAVVNVLPTGCISQGMQGEMLAPIGSLKRAGVVAITDDGRCIQNNELMRRALEYAKMFDLTVMDHCQDYTLTADGVMNEGYWSALLGLRGWPAIAEEIIIARNALLSELTGCRVHCQHVTTAGGVRIIREAKERGVLISGEVCPHHITLTDESLQSYDTDFKMNPPLRTPRDIQALIQGVRDGTIEILASDHAPHCAFEKEVEFDDAPFGIVGLETELGIFLNTLVHGGVLTLSEMISRLTDRPARLLGLDRGTLAPGAVADITVIDPDLAWTVDKGKFESRSKNTPFHGMNLKGRAVRTIVGGRSVWTLENGIMEKGMDGNNG; encoded by the coding sequence ATGAAAGGGGCTTTGATCCTCAAAGGCGGGCGGGTCATCGACCCTTCCCGCGCCATCGACGAGCAACGGGACGTGCGGGTGCTCGATGGCCGCATCGTCGAATCCCTGCCGCCAAACATCCCGGTGGAGACCATCGATGTCTCGAAGTATGTCGTCTGCCCCGGTCTGATCGACATCCATGTGCATTTGCGCGAGCCCGGACAGTCGGCCAAGGAAACCATCGCCACCGGCACGCGGGCCGCGGCCGCGGGCGGGTTCACCACCGTGGTGGCCATGCCCAACACCAGCCCGCCCGCCGACGCCCCCAACACCATCGCCTGGATCAAGGCCAGGGCCGCCGAACAGGCTGTCGTCAATGTCCTCCCCACCGGCTGCATCTCCCAGGGGATGCAGGGGGAAATGCTGGCCCCGATCGGCTCTCTCAAGCGCGCGGGGGTGGTGGCCATCACCGACGACGGCCGCTGCATCCAGAACAACGAGCTCATGCGGCGCGCCCTGGAATACGCCAAAATGTTCGACCTCACGGTCATGGACCACTGCCAGGACTACACCCTGACCGCCGACGGGGTCATGAACGAGGGTTATTGGTCGGCGCTGCTCGGCCTGCGCGGCTGGCCGGCCATCGCCGAGGAGATCATCATCGCCCGCAACGCCCTGCTCTCCGAGCTGACCGGCTGCCGGGTCCACTGCCAGCATGTCACCACCGCGGGCGGGGTGCGCATCATCCGCGAGGCCAAGGAACGCGGCGTGCTCATTTCCGGCGAGGTTTGCCCGCACCACATCACCCTCACGGATGAGTCGCTTCAATCCTACGACACCGATTTCAAGATGAACCCGCCCCTGCGCACGCCGCGCGACATCCAGGCCCTGATCCAGGGGGTGCGGGACGGGACGATCGAGATCCTGGCCAGCGACCACGCCCCGCACTGCGCGTTCGAGAAGGAAGTGGAGTTCGACGACGCCCCCTTCGGCATCGTGGGCCTGGAGACCGAATTGGGCATCTTCCTCAACACCCTGGTGCATGGCGGGGTCCTGACCCTATCGGAAATGATCTCCCGCTTGACCGACCGTCCGGCCAGGTTGCTCGGGTTGGACCGGGGCACACTGGCTCCCGGGGCGGTGGCCGACATCACCGTCATCGATCCGGATCTGGCCTGGACGGTGGACAAAGGAAAGTTTGAATCCCGGTCGAAAAACACCCCGTTCCATGGCATGAACCTGAAGGGCCGGGCCGTGCGGACGATCGTGGGGGGGCGCAGCGTCTGGACGCTGGAAAACGGGATCATGGAGAAGGGGATGGACGGGAACAACGGATAA
- a CDS encoding FHA domain-containing protein: MPKLIVKSPEFAGVVFDLNKPSVTIGRGEEDNTYALAHPSVSTRHAEFRLESGDYRLIDLGSTNGTRVNDERITETVLRNQDVVMLGNMLMTYESETSAAAAPMPVAETRVSLPIGAQTGRPANFKNLAPFPKPRKSAGGFPMLVLVAFLVALGGAGFLIFKFLSL, translated from the coding sequence ATGCCCAAGCTGATTGTCAAATCGCCGGAGTTCGCCGGGGTGGTGTTTGATCTCAACAAACCCTCGGTGACGATTGGTCGCGGGGAAGAGGACAACACCTATGCCTTGGCCCACCCGAGTGTTTCGACCCGCCATGCCGAATTCCGCCTCGAAAGCGGCGATTACCGCCTGATCGACCTGGGTTCGACCAATGGCACCCGGGTCAATGATGAGCGTATAACCGAGACGGTCCTGCGGAACCAGGACGTGGTCATGCTGGGCAACATGCTGATGACCTACGAGTCCGAGACATCTGCGGCGGCGGCCCCCATGCCCGTGGCCGAGACCCGGGTCAGCCTGCCCATCGGTGCCCAAACCGGGCGTCCGGCCAATTTCAAGAATCTGGCGCCTTTCCCCAAACCGAGGAAAAGCGCCGGCGGCTTTCCCATGCTGGTGTTGGTGGCATTCTTGGTCGCCCTCGGCGGTGCCGGCTTCCTGATCTTCAAGTTTCTCTCCCTCTGA
- a CDS encoding toxin TcdB middle/N-terminal domain-containing protein, giving the protein MHIDNLCFNRSLFLRIFGFSHVFFTGFIAIGQIADPNPAGMAEDAPIEASVPNIVSESSSQETISSDATVSKNAPSTGKVKDVPVDETAALASTATAGSSSSDSSTENSGGGLSEGARMNFQTDLHTGRFSYGYPIQVAPARQGAEPKLSIAYNSSGGNGPCGVGWSLELGYIQRNGKKGVPVSWSGSNALSQYDDNRGFVISFGGVNAELVKVPDATAPGGFVYRAKTESAFLNCVYSAGYWLITDRSGNKFYFGQAANSRMDNPKPGWNTGNGTGTFRWALDKVEDVNGNITLITYSNDGGALYLQKIEYNGHVSGLGATHLVEFELEDRDDDSLDFRACYKVEQKKRYKEIRVKVGAGLVRKYVLGYATSNSTLRSRLISVTQYGADGTSALPATTFTYQDKPLEFESQAVEWTGVSGQGDNAEDKRSLRSFDGTKTRGDLVDWDGDGLPDRINRKAASPYDRYIVQYNKAGKNGPTQFTQEFLIQPLSGNQTSTTWRSLKGENNGSIVMNMLDLNGDGIPDRAYQENTGPYDRIYVQHGKGRQGTDSLESSPVAYTGIDAEDASSTWRALGKNNDKEVSMLDINGDGFPDRVIKPKNTPYNYFWAQTLEGTTFSPLRKWTNFQPYSTDNSWSSIFGRDNSGDTSSGFFDINGDGLPDRVARKDTSPYNQFQVQYNNGAGFEDPVWWGPLVSENTGNAWNAPVGREQLKVNTTLLDINGDGLPDRVSRRPNAPYTSFRVQLNTGTGFAAPFTWNNVMSELPTEQKWQSVSWMDTSYTAVDLLDMNGDGLLDRVVRKAAPPYDRFFVYYNKGPFPDLLSGITNGLGATTAVSYLPSTAYDNRDKPWTTDPWTEKAKGLLPFPVQTVQSVTVNDGMGNIGTTTYTYMGGMFDAVEREFRGFYQASMTDPSGMKTVKYFHQSGGRDGSTLGEFSDAGSKAKKGIPFLTETYGSDGNLYSRQLNKVEEVVLDSTTGWTFPYIAQTISLTYAGTSPTGGAYRATCQQFEYDGGNIATAKKGNLSKTTNLGEVGSVNLANHSFSDILPGGASDTVVNEMVFASLSNAYITDKPEYVRIKNASGTALRQTKFTYDGATGRVLTEQVWRDSDNTWLTSLQFSYDVYGNIETKTEANGVWTYLQYDPTYRTFPVTQQKGSFTSSTEYDARSGQITRATDIRGMVAESSYDTFFRLTETRISTTPGGPANLWRTRTSYLLGGIDGAGNSLNRIREQVYDPNDTANGHETYTYADGMGRSIQQRVEAENGQFRVTDTFYDEAGRNYYTTLPVFSAGSSFTAFNPSAPGTLTEFDAANRPFRTTPPDGETGSPTAPVVTQFSIGGDPWTVRTLDPMGKAHRALKDAYGRVRVIVEETAAGDLTTDYTYDPVGNLVQTTDHANNVTQITYNSLGQKTGMTEPNMGTWSYAYDTAGRLIWQEDAKGNAVYFHFTDPLGRISQKDVYNHLSVLTSTVTYSYDSGSSGYTVGPGQLHQITDSQGWEKFSYDARGRVIKSTRYLNVTSSAYTVETTYDEADRPQTVTYPANSATLAYTYDTAGHLVQIQSTAGTGGTEVFYSNPVWNVLGQLTSSQAGNGQTTTYEYYPNSKRLKRLVTRAGTNPALQDLTYTYDEASNIKSIADAVSPSGSASQSFSNATYDDLHRLTSLTSVGMAGTKSYTYDAIGNMVSSQEGAVPTTYTYGSSRPHAVTQAHGKTYAYDANGSMTIRGDQTLTYDPENRLASVTGGNATTTFGYAHDGSRLWKYNGTHYTIWIGGIYEIKDGKTLCHVLADGKRLCTFEPAGGMADAMGILPGIADLAHHVQQGIDWLLEMQRYPLTVTLLGLIGLLCLMLGANGMFTANRRRQGYGGQELAKHGGGRRTGVRSFARTILRATGGRFDSVCRSAGVPPAPAGILPAGASFLTPPLSSGTATLALPNPEFTLSWFSAVLRHPSTVVGPYVPTPWKTFFVQVVCFLTFLSVFFCSFPAHAVNPVFTPVFYYYHSDHLGSSSIMTDRSGEVVQKYTYTPFGRELSQDNTQAFEVSHRFTGQIFDEDTGLYYFNARYYDPELGRFISADTIVPDPQNPQTFNRYAYSLNNPLKYVDPSGHEPITITAIVVGILIATAVGAAAGAAVAAAQGGNIAMGALTGAISGFLGGLGALGGPAGAIAASAAAGAINAAITGGDIAQSALVGGITGGISFAASSLTQGLVKGIADPVIRGAIQTGASTATGAVTGGVGSVLMGGDFWQGAAVGAATGAAIGTVSATIEFIGNSTESSHGYMSAPRGQSRTESQISQGNGEIWYGIDQDGLREFSRTGEGKKMWQSLATDERITLVLNPRVESFQQALASHNRVYLSIHSTESGALQFANNNSLTLTQAIRGANVKASVLGINACSPLKHLNAFNGLRLPSTGYKWLSGPALGRNPANTDIFMGLVNVQREIAGK; this is encoded by the coding sequence ATGCACATCGATAATCTTTGCTTCAATCGCAGTTTATTCCTGCGCATTTTTGGTTTTAGCCATGTCTTCTTTACTGGCTTCATAGCCATCGGACAGATTGCGGATCCCAATCCAGCTGGGATGGCGGAAGATGCACCCATCGAGGCTTCAGTGCCGAATATTGTGAGTGAATCTAGCAGTCAAGAGACCATAAGTTCGGATGCTACAGTCTCAAAAAACGCTCCCTCAACAGGAAAAGTCAAGGATGTCCCGGTAGACGAAACCGCCGCCCTGGCTTCAACAGCCACCGCTGGTTCTTCCTCCTCTGACAGCAGCACGGAAAACTCCGGAGGAGGTCTTTCGGAGGGCGCAAGGATGAATTTTCAAACGGATTTGCACACAGGGCGATTTTCTTATGGTTATCCGATTCAGGTGGCCCCGGCACGCCAGGGGGCTGAACCCAAGCTGTCCATTGCTTATAATTCCTCTGGTGGAAACGGCCCTTGCGGGGTTGGTTGGAGTTTGGAGTTGGGCTACATTCAGCGCAATGGAAAGAAGGGCGTTCCAGTTTCTTGGTCGGGCAGCAATGCCCTTTCTCAATATGATGACAATAGGGGCTTTGTCATTTCTTTCGGTGGAGTCAACGCCGAGCTGGTCAAAGTTCCCGACGCCACAGCTCCGGGAGGGTTCGTTTACCGGGCCAAAACCGAGAGTGCTTTCCTGAATTGTGTCTACTCCGCCGGCTATTGGCTGATCACGGATCGTTCAGGTAACAAGTTCTACTTTGGCCAAGCGGCCAACTCCCGCATGGACAATCCCAAACCCGGCTGGAATACCGGAAATGGCACCGGAACTTTCCGCTGGGCATTGGACAAAGTAGAGGACGTCAATGGCAACATCACCCTCATCACCTATTCCAACGATGGTGGGGCTCTTTACTTGCAAAAAATCGAATACAATGGACACGTTTCCGGTCTGGGTGCCACACACCTTGTGGAATTCGAACTGGAAGACCGTGATGACGACTCACTCGACTTCCGGGCTTGCTACAAAGTTGAACAAAAAAAGCGCTACAAAGAAATCCGAGTCAAGGTAGGTGCCGGTTTGGTGCGGAAATATGTGCTGGGTTACGCAACCTCGAACTCGACTCTGCGCTCACGTCTGATTTCCGTGACCCAGTATGGCGCGGATGGCACCAGTGCACTCCCTGCCACCACCTTTACCTACCAGGACAAACCTTTGGAATTTGAATCCCAAGCGGTCGAGTGGACGGGAGTATCCGGGCAGGGGGACAATGCCGAAGACAAGCGAAGCCTGCGATCCTTCGATGGGACAAAAACCCGCGGCGACCTTGTGGACTGGGACGGGGATGGTTTGCCGGATCGAATCAATCGCAAGGCCGCTTCACCTTACGACCGCTACATTGTCCAGTACAACAAAGCTGGGAAAAACGGTCCCACGCAGTTTACCCAAGAGTTTCTCATCCAACCCTTGAGCGGCAACCAGACCAGCACCACGTGGAGGAGCCTCAAGGGAGAGAACAATGGCTCCATCGTGATGAATATGCTCGATCTCAACGGAGATGGCATACCCGATCGGGCCTACCAGGAGAATACTGGCCCTTACGATCGGATTTACGTCCAACACGGCAAGGGCCGGCAAGGCACTGATTCCCTCGAATCCAGCCCGGTTGCCTACACAGGAATCGATGCCGAGGACGCTTCGTCCACTTGGCGAGCGCTCGGCAAGAATAACGACAAGGAAGTTTCCATGTTGGACATCAACGGCGATGGATTTCCCGACCGAGTTATCAAACCGAAGAACACCCCTTACAACTACTTTTGGGCCCAAACCCTTGAGGGAACAACTTTCAGCCCACTCAGGAAATGGACCAATTTTCAGCCCTACAGCACCGATAACTCATGGTCCAGCATCTTTGGCCGCGACAATTCCGGCGATACCAGCAGCGGCTTTTTCGACATCAATGGGGACGGTCTGCCTGACCGCGTGGCCCGTAAAGACACTTCCCCCTACAACCAGTTCCAAGTCCAATACAACAACGGAGCGGGTTTTGAGGACCCTGTCTGGTGGGGCCCCCTCGTATCCGAAAACACGGGAAATGCCTGGAATGCTCCCGTGGGGCGCGAACAACTGAAGGTAAATACCACCCTGCTCGACATCAATGGAGACGGTCTGCCCGACCGCGTCAGTCGTCGCCCCAATGCCCCTTACACCAGCTTCCGGGTTCAACTGAATACCGGTACCGGCTTTGCCGCTCCTTTTACGTGGAACAACGTAATGAGCGAACTTCCCACTGAGCAAAAGTGGCAAAGCGTCAGTTGGATGGACACTTCCTACACAGCAGTCGATCTCTTGGACATGAATGGAGATGGCCTGCTCGACCGCGTCGTCCGCAAGGCCGCCCCACCCTACGACCGCTTCTTTGTTTACTACAACAAAGGTCCCTTCCCCGATCTCTTGAGCGGCATCACCAACGGCCTGGGGGCCACGACGGCAGTCTCCTACCTCCCTTCCACTGCCTACGACAACCGGGACAAACCCTGGACTACCGATCCTTGGACGGAAAAAGCCAAGGGACTGCTGCCCTTCCCCGTCCAAACCGTCCAATCGGTCACCGTGAATGATGGTATGGGCAACATCGGTACCACCACCTACACCTATATGGGTGGCATGTTCGATGCCGTCGAACGCGAATTCCGTGGCTTTTACCAGGCTTCCATGACCGACCCCAGTGGTATGAAGACGGTCAAATACTTCCACCAATCCGGAGGACGCGACGGCTCCACATTGGGTGAATTTTCGGACGCTGGCTCCAAAGCCAAAAAAGGCATTCCATTCCTTACCGAAACCTACGGCAGTGATGGTAATCTTTACTCCCGCCAGCTCAACAAAGTCGAGGAAGTCGTTTTGGATTCCACCACAGGCTGGACCTTTCCCTACATCGCCCAGACCATCAGCCTGACCTATGCCGGCACTTCGCCAACAGGAGGGGCCTACCGCGCCACTTGCCAGCAGTTTGAATACGACGGCGGCAACATCGCCACGGCCAAAAAAGGCAACCTCTCTAAAACCACCAATCTTGGCGAAGTGGGATCGGTCAACCTGGCCAACCACTCCTTTTCCGACATCCTCCCCGGCGGGGCCTCTGACACAGTGGTCAACGAGATGGTTTTTGCCAGCCTCTCGAACGCCTACATTACGGATAAGCCCGAGTATGTCCGCATCAAAAACGCCTCAGGAACCGCGCTCCGGCAGACCAAGTTCACCTATGATGGGGCAACTGGTCGCGTGCTAACGGAACAAGTCTGGCGTGACTCGGACAACACTTGGCTCACATCCCTTCAGTTCAGCTATGACGTCTATGGGAACATCGAAACCAAGACCGAGGCCAATGGTGTCTGGACCTACCTGCAATACGACCCCACTTACCGCACCTTCCCCGTCACCCAGCAAAAGGGATCCTTTACTTCTTCCACGGAATACGATGCCCGCTCCGGCCAGATCACCCGCGCCACCGATATCCGGGGCATGGTCGCGGAATCTTCCTACGACACCTTCTTCCGCCTGACCGAAACCCGCATCTCCACCACCCCCGGCGGTCCGGCCAATCTCTGGCGCACGCGCACGTCCTACCTTCTGGGAGGCATTGATGGCGCGGGCAATTCCCTCAACCGCATCCGTGAGCAAGTTTACGATCCCAATGACACCGCCAACGGGCATGAAACGTACACATATGCCGATGGCATGGGCCGTTCCATCCAGCAGCGTGTCGAGGCAGAAAACGGCCAGTTCCGCGTCACCGATACCTTCTACGACGAGGCCGGACGGAATTACTACACCACCCTGCCGGTGTTCAGCGCCGGGTCCTCCTTCACCGCCTTCAACCCCAGTGCCCCCGGCACCCTGACAGAATTTGACGCCGCCAACCGTCCCTTCCGCACCACCCCGCCGGACGGGGAAACCGGTTCCCCCACCGCGCCCGTGGTCACCCAGTTCAGCATCGGCGGCGACCCGTGGACCGTTCGCACCCTTGATCCCATGGGCAAGGCCCACCGCGCCCTCAAGGACGCCTACGGTCGCGTCCGCGTCATTGTCGAGGAAACCGCCGCAGGCGACCTGACCACCGACTACACCTATGACCCGGTCGGTAATCTGGTCCAGACCACCGACCATGCCAACAATGTCACCCAGATTACCTACAATTCCCTCGGTCAGAAGACCGGCATGACCGAGCCCAACATGGGCACCTGGTCCTACGCCTATGACACTGCAGGACGTTTGATCTGGCAGGAAGACGCCAAGGGCAACGCCGTCTACTTCCACTTCACCGACCCCCTCGGACGCATCAGCCAGAAGGATGTTTACAACCATCTCAGCGTCCTCACCTCCACGGTCACCTACAGCTACGACAGCGGCAGCAGCGGCTACACCGTCGGCCCCGGCCAGCTCCACCAGATCACCGACTCCCAAGGCTGGGAAAAGTTCTCCTATGACGCCCGCGGTCGCGTCATCAAGAGCACCCGTTACCTCAACGTCACTTCCAGCGCCTACACCGTGGAGACCACCTACGACGAAGCCGACCGTCCCCAGACCGTGACCTATCCGGCCAACTCAGCCACCCTGGCCTACACCTACGACACGGCCGGTCACCTCGTCCAGATCCAGTCCACTGCCGGAACCGGTGGCACCGAGGTCTTCTATTCCAATCCTGTTTGGAATGTCCTCGGCCAGCTCACCTCTTCCCAGGCAGGCAACGGCCAGACCACCACCTACGAGTATTACCCCAACTCGAAGCGTCTCAAGCGGCTCGTCACCCGTGCTGGGACCAATCCCGCCCTTCAAGATCTGACCTACACCTACGATGAAGCTTCCAATATCAAGAGTATTGCCGATGCCGTGTCACCCTCCGGCTCCGCCAGCCAGAGCTTCTCCAACGCCACCTACGACGACCTCCACCGCCTGACCTCCCTGACCTCCGTCGGCATGGCCGGAACCAAGTCCTATACCTATGATGCCATTGGCAACATGGTTTCCTCCCAGGAAGGCGCGGTGCCCACCACCTACACCTACGGAAGCAGTCGTCCCCACGCCGTAACCCAGGCCCATGGCAAGACCTACGCCTACGATGCCAACGGTAGCATGACCATCCGGGGTGACCAGACCCTCACCTACGACCCGGAAAACCGCCTCGCTTCCGTCACCGGAGGCAATGCCACCACAACTTTTGGTTATGCCCATGACGGCTCCCGCCTGTGGAAGTACAATGGAACCCACTACACCATCTGGATCGGCGGCATCTACGAGATCAAGGACGGCAAGACCCTCTGCCATGTCCTGGCCGATGGCAAGCGCCTCTGCACCTTCGAGCCCGCCGGAGGCATGGCCGATGCCATGGGCATCCTCCCCGGTATCGCCGACCTGGCCCATCACGTCCAACAAGGCATCGACTGGCTGCTGGAAATGCAGCGCTACCCCCTGACCGTCACCCTCCTCGGCTTGATCGGCCTGCTGTGCCTCATGCTGGGAGCCAACGGAATGTTCACCGCGAACCGCCGTCGCCAAGGCTATGGCGGTCAAGAGCTCGCGAAGCACGGCGGTGGAAGGAGGACCGGAGTCCGTTCCTTCGCCCGCACCATCCTCCGCGCCACCGGTGGACGGTTCGATTCGGTTTGTCGGAGCGCGGGCGTCCCGCCTGCCCCGGCGGGCATCCTGCCCGCCGGTGCCTCTTTCCTCACCCCTCCGCTTTCGTCCGGCACGGCCACCCTTGCTCTTCCCAACCCTGAATTCACCCTCTCATGGTTTTCCGCCGTCCTCCGTCATCCGTCCACTGTCGTCGGTCCTTACGTCCCCACCCCGTGGAAAACCTTCTTTGTCCAAGTCGTCTGTTTCCTGACCTTCCTGTCCGTCTTCTTCTGCTCCTTCCCCGCCCATGCGGTCAACCCGGTCTTCACGCCGGTGTTTTATTACTACCACAGCGACCACCTGGGATCGTCGAGCATCATGACCGACCGGTCCGGGGAAGTGGTGCAGAAATACACCTACACGCCCTTCGGGCGGGAACTGTCCCAGGACAACACCCAGGCCTTTGAAGTCAGCCACCGGTTCACCGGGCAGATCTTCGATGAGGACACCGGGCTGTATTATTTCAACGCCCGGTATTATGACCCGGAGTTGGGACGGTTCATCTCGGCGGACACCATTGTGCCCGATCCCCAGAACCCGCAGACCTTCAATCGTTACGCGTATTCGCTGAATAACCCGCTCAAATACGTCGATCCCAGCGGGCACGAGCCGATCACCATCACAGCCATTGTTGTTGGCATCCTCATCGCCACGGCGGTGGGGGCGGCAGCGGGAGCGGCCGTAGCTGCGGCCCAAGGCGGTAACATCGCCATGGGGGCCTTAACGGGGGCGATATCGGGATTTTTGGGGGGCTTGGGGGCCCTGGGAGGACCGGCCGGAGCGATAGCGGCCAGTGCCGCCGCAGGGGCCATCAATGCGGCCATCACCGGAGGGGACATAGCCCAAAGTGCGTTGGTGGGAGGGATAACCGGAGGCATCAGCTTTGCCGCCTCCAGTCTGACCCAGGGCTTGGTCAAGGGGATCGCCGACCCTGTGATCCGGGGAGCCATTCAGACCGGGGCTTCCACGGCCACTGGAGCGGTCACCGGAGGAGTGGGCTCCGTGCTCATGGGTGGGGACTTTTGGCAGGGGGCGGCTGTTGGGGCTGCGACGGGTGCAGCCATCGGAACAGTCTCTGCGACAATTGAATTCATCGGAAATTCCACGGAATCTTCCCATGGCTATATGTCAGCGCCACGTGGCCAATCCAGAACAGAATCACAAATATCCCAAGGAAATGGGGAAATCTGGTATGGTATTGATCAAGATGGTCTAAGAGAGTTTAGTCGAACAGGTGAAGGTAAAAAAATGTGGCAATCGTTAGCTACGGATGAAAGGATTACTCTAGTCCTAAACCCAAGAGTAGAAAGTTTTCAGCAAGCCTTAGCATCACATAATCGGGTATACTTGAGTATTCACTCTACTGAATCCGGAGCGTTGCAGTTCGCAAACAACAATTCATTAACTCTCACACAAGCTATAAGAGGTGCAAATGTTAAGGCTAGTGTTTTAGGCATAAATGCATGTAGCCCTTTAAAGCATTTGAATGCCTTCAATGGCCTAAGGCTTCCTTCGACTGGCTACAAATGGCTTAGTGGACCTGCTCTGGGGAGAAACCCAGCTAATACAGACATCTTTATGGGGCTCGTAAACGTTCAAAGAGAAATAGCTGGCAAGTAA